tgtcacagtactcgcggcggatcctgatgcagtttggaattcatgtgtggtggtctggacagacgtctgcctattatacattacgaccctcttcaactgtcggcagtctctgtcagtcaacagacgatgtcgatctgcgcgcttttgtgctgtacgtgtccattcacgtttccacttcactatcacatcagaaacagtggacctaggggtgtttaggagtgtggaaatctcgcttacagacgtatgacaaaagtgacacccaatcacctgaccacattcgaagtgtgtgacttccgtggagcgccccattctgctttttcacgatatctaatgactactggggtcgctgatacactcctggaaattgaaataagaacaccgtgaattcattgtcccaggaaggggaaactttattgacacattcctggggtcagatacatcacatgatcacactgacagaaccacaggcacatagacacaggcaacagagcatgcacaatgtcggcactagtacagtgtatatccacctttcgcagcaatacaggctgctattctcccatggagacgatcgtagagatgctggatgtagtcctgtggaacggcttgccatgccatttccacctggcgcctcagttggaccagcgttcgtgctggacgtgcagaccgcgtgagacgacgcttcattcagtcccaaacatgctcaatgggggacagatctggagatcttgctggccagggtagttgacttacaccttctagagcactttgggtggcacgggatacatgcggacgtgcattgtcctgttggaacagcaagttcccttgccggtctaggaatggtagaacgatgggttcgatgacggtttggatgtaccgtgcactattcagtgtcccctcgacgatgaccagtggtgtacggccagtgtaggagatcgctccccacaccatgatgccgggtgttggccctgtgtgcctcggtcgtatgcagtcctgattgtggcgctcacctgtacggcgccaaacacgcatacgaccatcattggcaccaaggcagaagcgactctcatcgctgaagacgacacgtctccattcgtccctccattctcgcctgtcgcgacaccactggaggcgggctgcacgatgttggggcgtgagcggaagacggcctaacggtgtgcgggaccgtagcccagcttcatggagacggttgcgaatggtcctcgccgataccccaggagcaacagtgtccctaatttgctgggaagtggcggtgcggtcccctacggcactgcgtacgatcctacggtcttggcgtgcatccgtgcgtcgctgcggtccggtcccaggtcgacgggcacgtgcaccttccgccgaccactggcgacaacatcgatgttgagcaattcggcggtacgtccacccggcctcccgcatgcccactatacgccctcgctcaaagtccgtcaactgcacatacggttcacgtccacgctgtcgcggcatgctaccagtgttaaagactgcgatggagctccgtatgccacggcaaactggctgacactgacggcggcggtgcacaaatgctgcgcagctagcgccattcgacggccaacaccgcggttcctggtgtgtccgctgtgccgtgcgtgtgatcattgcttgtacagccctctcgcagtgtccggagcaagtatggtgggtctgacacaccggtgtcaatgtgttcttttttccatttccaggagtgtagttctgtctaATACATCTCCCATACTGCTAGCTCTGTAGTAAGATGATGATGTCGTCTATGGCTACGATTCTAGAGTGGGCTCAGCGGCACTTTGCTTACTTGTGGTTTGATAGTGAGGTACCAATTTTATCCTGCTGTCTTGTTTCTCGTATGGCAGAAATTTATCTTTAAATTATGACTGTATTAGTACTTCCGGTCACTTCAGCTATTTGACAGTAAAGAAAATGGATCTTCGGCACATACTTCATTGTAGGTTGCTTTAGTATCTCAATATTCTGTAGGCACCTTTTCTAAATTTTGAAGAGGGCAACATCACAATGCTGATGTTATCACAGCTTGTAAGATAAGGTTTAGTTATTACTTGTTAGTCAGCGGGAATCCCTTTTTTcatacatgcactatgtgatcaaaagtattcagaccccccccccccccctccctaaacaaaagtttttattttacgtgaattgtgctgccacctaccgcgaggtactccatatcaccgacctcagtggtcatcagacatcgtgagagagcagaatggggcgctccgcagaactcacggacttcgaacgtggtcaggtgattgggaatCACtcctgtcatacgtctgtacgtgaagtTTACACACTCTTAAACATCACTAAGTCCAGTGTTTAcgagtgaagtgcaaacgtgaaaggacacgtacagcacaaaagcgaatgggccgacctcgtctgttgactgacagagaccgttgaaggttgaagagggtcgtaatggttgaaatggttcggagcactatgcgacttaacttctgaggtcaccagtcgcctagaacttagaactaattaaacctaactaacctaaggacatcacacacatccatgcccgaggcaggattcgaacctgcgaccatagtggtcgctcggctccagactgtagcgcctagaaccgcacggccactccggccggcagggtcgtaatgtgtagtaggcataaatctatcgagaccatcatacaggaattccaaacaggatccactgcaagtactctgagAGTTAGGAAGGAGGTGCAATTTCATGGTCAATCGGCTgtctataagccacacatcacgccagtagatgtgaaacgacgcctcgcttcgtgtgaGGACCGTAAACATtgcacggttgaacagtggaaaaacgttgtgtggtgtgacgaatcacggtacacaacgtggcgatccgacggcggggtgtgggtatggcgaatgcccagtgaacatctgccagcgtgtgcagtgccaacagcaaaattcggaggcggtggtgttatggtatggtcgtgtttttcatggagggggcttgcacccctttttggttttgggtggcactatcacagcacatgcctacattgatgttttaagctccttcttgcttcccactgttgaagagtaattcggggatggcgactgcatctttcaacacgatcgagtacctgttcataatgcacggcctgtggcggagtgcatatacgacaataacatctctgtaatggactagcATGCAcacaatcctgacctgaatcctatataacacctttgggatgttttggaacgccgacttcttgccaggcctcaccgaccgacatcgatacctctcctcagcgcagcactccgtgaagaatgggctgccatttcccaagaagccCTCCAGCACCTGATCAATTGAACATAtgactacgagagtggaagctgtcaccaaggctaagggtgtgccaacagcatattgaattccagcattaccggtggagggcaccatgaatttgtaagtcattttcagcgaggtgtgcggacgcttttgatcacataatgtattttaGCAAACTGCGAATTCCTTTCTATCTGCATTGTAATTTGGTAAAATATTACTAACTCcattagtttttatttctttgcaGCGGAGTAAGTTTCATGTCTCATGTAACATATTTAGCTTTGTGACCGGATCGTCTGCACAAATACGTAACATTCCCACTTGCGTAGGTAGATGATGGAAGACCCCCAGGATACCGTAAAgtgaatatttattttaaaaattgaaacACCGATCGATCATATACATTAGCAAAGACGTTAATTATGTATGCGTGGTAAGGCGTAGACAAAGGAAAAAGCATTCATTCATTATTtgtaaagttttttgtttttaaacacTCTCTAGTATGTGCAAGGACGATGAAGTGCGATTTAAATATGAAGTATTACGAGTTCTGTGTTTCATATGTGTGCatatattgaacaacagtattaagtatttcTTATTTATTGAATAATAATATATTGAACAACACTACAAGTACTTTTCAGttattgaagtgaagtgaaatACATACAAGGAGGATTTTGTTGATTATGATAAGAGCTGGTGTTCTAAGAGTCTGCCGCCTGCAGCCACAATTGAAATGTAAGTGAAGTCTGATAGCCAAAGGACACAAATAAGCATGGAACATTTTTAATAACACAATCGTATTATATATCTTACAAAAATGTGTCTTCATATGAatatacaataatatttaaaaacttcctggcagatgaaaactgtgtgccggaccgagactcgaactcgggacctttgccttatctGGATACAACACCTTTGTGCCAGGACTTCAGAGCACCGGTTGTGAGTGGAGTCTGTTAATTATTCTTATattaagaaatttctatgacattgttattggtcataaaaactaattgtctAAATTTTTTGTTTGCATGAATGGCGACGGGGAGCAAGTATTGCAAAAAGGTAAAAACtgaggagaaattttggaaaggaatCAGGACTGGACGCAGGTTacgtaaaatttttcaaaataagcTGTTTTGTTCGGCGCAGCAAATGTAGGACGATTACGCAAGTTGCTTGTATGACTACGCTTCGTAAGacctcttttgatgtagatagagACATTTTCCTCGTTATTTTCTTCCTTGAATTTCATTTGCGTGAAATTTACAGGAATATTTCAGTGTAATACATATTGTCAGAAAATATAAAGGATTGCAGTACAATAGTTTGCACATTGTAACTGACGAATAACAAATAAACTAGATTTATCAAGTATAATAATGAGCTTATGGAATTTGAccattttcatgaaaattttattttttggataTTCATACAACATGGCCGAACAGTATATGCCCATTGTTGATAGCATTAGCGAAAACGCATTCAGCCGAGATGGCGTAGAATTGCAAAATATAAACATACCCACAACACCAATACCTCAACAATCACCAGCCAGAATTACCagtaactacaataacaacataaatacgatCGAAAATGCCACGAGCCTATCATCTAGTTTTGCAGACGAAGGTTTTCTGAGACACCGAAAATATCCTACATTTACTACCGAAGGCAAAAGAATGCATCCCATAGTATTTATTAGTGCTTTTCGTCACGTATTTCCACGCAActggacggaagcacagaaaatcagatttggttcaaatggctctgagcactatgggacttaacatctgaggtaatctgtctttttgaacttagaactacttaaacctaaccaacctatcacacacatccaggcccaagggaggattcgaacctgcgaccgtagcagtcgagcggttccggactgaagcgcccagaatcgctctgccaccgcggccggcaaaatcagATTTATCGTTGGACATACGCAAGACGATGTGCTcttatgggcaactgaagtggccgaACGTTGCAGCACTTTATACCCAATTTGAACGACTTTTCACCGACAAATACTGGCGTCAGGCAGTGCAAGAATACTCAGACGCGAGGTTTTCAATCCTGCACCATTCACTTGCAAAAACGGTAGTCTACGTgtatactttgaaaaatacctgaacaagagaCGCTACTGGACAaacccaatatcacaggtagacgtgtcaaaaattttgaaaagtcggtTACCATCGcacataacagaaaaattaatcACAACGCCAGAGCACCAcactgaatacactcctggaaattgaaataagaacaccgtgaattcattgtcccaggaaggggaaactttattgacacattcctggggtcagatacatcacatgatcacactgacagaaccacaggcacatagacacaggcaacagagcatgcacaatgtcggcactagtacagtgtatatccacctttcgcagcaatgcaggctgctatcctcccatggagacgatcgtagagatgctggatgtagtcctgtggaacggcttgccatgccatttccacctggcgcctcagttggaccagcgttcgtgctggacgtgcagaccgcgtgagacgacgcttcattcagtcccaaacatgctcaatgggggacagatccggagatcttgctggccagggtagttgacttacaccttctagagcacgttgggtggcacgggatacatgcggacgtgcattgtcctgttggaacagcaagttcccttgccggtctaggaatggtagaacgatgggttcgatgacggtttggatgtaccgtgcactattcagtgtcccctcgacgatcaccagtggtgtacggccagtgtaggagatcgctcccctcaccatgatgccgggtgttggccctgtgtgcctcggtcgtatgcagtcctgattgtggcgctcacctgcacggcgccaaacacgcatacgaccatcattggcaccaaggcagaagcgactctcatagctgaagacgacacgtctccattcgtccctccattcacgcctgtcgcgacaccactggaggcgggctgcacgatgttggggcgtgagcagaagacggcctaacggtgtgcgggaccgtagcccagcttcatggagatggttgcgaatggtcctcgccgataccccaggagcaacagtgtccctaatttgctgggaagtggcggtgcggtcccctacagcactgcgtaggatcctacggtcttggcgtgcatccgtgcgtcgctgcggtccggtcccaggtcgacgggcacgtgcaccttccgccgaccactggcgacaacatcgatgtactgtggagacctcacgccccacgtgttgagcaattcggcggtacgtccacccggcctcccgcatgcccactatacgccctcgctcaaagtccgtcaactgcacatacggttcacgtccacgctgtcgcggcatgctaccagtgttaaagactgcgatggagctccgtatgccatggcaaactggctgacactgacggcggcggtgcacaaatgctgcgcagctagcgccattcgacggccaacaccgcggttcctggtgtgtctgctgtgccgtgcgtgtgatcattgcttgtacagccctctcgcagtgtccggagcaagtatggtgggtctgacacaccggtgtcaatgtgttcttttttccatttccaggagtgtatttttttgtcAGTGCTCGACTCTATCGACTTAATCTATGAGGGAAGACCTGTACCCCATAGAGCAACAGAAATGCAGGCACAACGACAAAGTAGTTAAGTAAATCAGTCTGTAAACACACAGCAAGAatggtacacacaacagcaaaatgACGTGTACACGATTGGCCGAGCAATAGTTGAGCAGCTCGAGCAGTTGGGGCATTGTCGGCAGTGGTGCCTGTCTTGACAGAGATGCTGCATGGTGAGCTGGACGGCGGTCCATGCAGGCGCTGCGGTGCCAATACACCGAGGGAAATGCGCTAAAGATCGTGGGAAATGTGCAAAGTGGGAAAATTTGCTTTTGCGCTCTGTAATTTGAGAGTGAAGGTGCATGCTCATGGCAGATGTGGTCATGGCAGCATTACAGCCACATGCGAGTGGAATTATTTGAGGTGATTCTTCAATTCTCTTTGATTAAAGGTGAACTGATAATATGATTCCAGATGAGAGGTCCATATGGTGTGAATGTTGCTACCAATTGCACCATATGTACCACAACCGCAAAAGTAAATTCAGTCCAAGATCGGACAGCTTGTATGACAGTAGTCTGGGTACAGTGCAATTTACAGTAGTTTAACATGGGACCGTACATGTATGTACCAACTAGCTTTCAGTAATAACATAATGTACACGACTGGCCTGAACAGCGTACGAAGATGCAGCCTATGGCATTATTGACAACCAGTGATATTTTGTCAATTATGTCTTGAAAATGATTGGTTGTTCGCCTGCCCGAATATCAAAGGTTTCTGGGGACATCACCTGGCTGCATTCCTGTGGGTTGTTTGAATATTTTATacactggccggccagagtggccgagcggttctaggcgctacagtttggaaccgcgcgcccgctatgttcgcgggttcgaatcctgccttgggcatggatgtgtgtgatgtccttaggttagttaggtttaagtagttctaagttctaggggactgatgacctcagctgttaagtcccatagtgctcagagccatttgaaccatttttttttatacactGGGAGAAACTGAAGTCTGCGACAGAGAATTGATGTTAATGAAGGGAGCgttcttcatttgttcatgagctTTGTAAAGATTGTTTGAGAATTATTCTCAGACTGTCTTCCCAAAAAGGAAAGCCATTTACATTTGTTTACTGATATCTTCCACTATCACTCTTGATGTGGTGCTACTGGAGAACCTCAGTGAACTACACAATGATCGGTACAAACAACGACTGTAGAATTACTTTTTGgtattctttattttaaaaacaattccTTTACTTCACATTTGGAGGACTGCTACCTTGGTAACAGCATCTGCACCACCTCCTGCCGATTCCGTTTCACAGCGATGTCCAGCGGCGTAAGGTCACTGGCATCTGTAGCGTCCCTGTCAGCACCTGCCACCAGAAGTGCAAACGCCGCCTCTGCCCGGCCCCACGACGCCGCACAGTGCAGCGGTGTCTGGGAGGAGATATCTACGGcgttaggattgacggagtacatcgtggAGTCCGTAAACAGCTGCACCACAGCTGCGTGGCCACTGCTGGCAGCCAGGTGCAGAACAGTGCTATCCTGCCTGGTCCTCGCTCTCACCTCGGCCCCAGCCTCCAACAGCAGCCTCGCCGCCTCCACATGCCCCCTGTCAGCTGTCCAGTGCAGGGCAGTCCAGCCCTGCCAGGCCTCATCCCTCGCTCTCACGTCGGCTCCCGCTGCCAGCAGAGCCCTCAGGTCCGCCGTTGCCCCCACCATAGCTGCCTTTATCAGCAGCCTGTTCTTGTCTTGCCTAGAAAAGTTCCTGCACAAAACATCCAGATACATACActgtaacatttcatcagaatttctaaaatcgttgagggaagtagcaacaaaacgactgttcacgttggtgtgtagaatgtattatgagtctggcgacatacaatctgattttcggaaaacatcatccccagtattccgaagacggcaagagctgagaagtgcgaaaattgtcgcacaatcagcttaacagcccatgcatccaagttgctggcaagaataatatacagaagaatggaaaagaaaactgagagtgcgatagatgactatcagtttggctttaggaaaggtaaaggcaggagagaggcaattgtgacgttgtgattaataatggaagcaaggctaaagaaaaatcaagatacgtttgtaggatttgttgacatggaaaaactgtttgacaacgtaaaatggtgcaagatgttcgaa
Above is a window of Schistocerca cancellata isolate TAMUIC-IGC-003103 chromosome 11, iqSchCanc2.1, whole genome shotgun sequence DNA encoding:
- the LOC126108435 gene encoding serine/threonine-protein phosphatase 6 regulatory ankyrin repeat subunit A-like isoform X2 produces the protein MFYRSICWFTCIFVAVVIASDYNDTDVITGFDSPVTVNHLRTSSTELPTTERELAHQQPSVTPQTPVAAEHGSPGVKYVCGQQVVGQLSVENAAAAAVLALRHSCSSLKQAAVAFIKAHTHQVVTTQGWADATVSHPHSVVELTRLLAEPPAETRNFSRQDKNRLLIKAAMVGATADLRALLAAGADVRARDEAWQGWTALHWTADRGHVEAARLLLEAGAEVRARTRQDSTVLHLAASSGHAAVVQLFTDSTMYSVNPNAVDISSQTPLHCAASWGRAEAAFALLVAGADRDATDASDLTPLDIAVKRNRQEVVQMLLPR